ACCTCAACCGGGAAGGTTTCGAGGGCATCATCGACCTCCAAGTCACCGGGCGGTTGACCTGTCAGTGGGCAATAATCCCACCCATGCCAAGGACAGCGCAACAGGCCATTTTCAATAGAGCCTTCGCCGAGGGGGCCGCCTTGATGGGGACAGCGATTATCAAGAGCACCATATTGGCCTTGGTGATGGGTTAAGGCCAGACTTTTATGACCTGCAACGACGGTTTTGACCCGACCTTCGGGTAGTTCGTCTAGGTCTAAGACCCGAAACCACTCAGGGGTTATCTCAGGCATAGGTTGTACTCCTTATGGAACGAGTGGCGATGGCTGGACCATCACTTTTTTTCAGGCTGATGCTAGTTGATAGGCTCCAGTCTGAGTATGCAGGTTGGGTGGCGTATTCAGATGATAATTTGCTGAAGTCCGGAGAGGAAGTAGGCAAGGTTTGCCTAAAAATATGCTGAGTATGGCGATTCTCATCGGTGAAAATGCCCCCTTGTACAGATCGACAATGATATTTCCATAGCAAGAGGTTGGGTGAGTTGATGCAGTGTAACGGTGGATGAGTCTCTTTCCATTAGCCTGCAATCAGGTTTTGGGCCGTTATCCCCTAGGCCGTGTTTATCGCAAGATAGAACTCTCCCAGCTCAAGTATTGGGTTGCGATCGCAAAGTAAGACCGTTCCACAAAGGCTGCGGCAATGCCCTTGTGCTACCCAAGGCATAGGAATTGATGGCCGATTGCAAACGTTTAATCTGAAAGCTTAAAATCGATAACCAAACTCAAACAGTGGTGTTGTCGTTCATGCCCCAATCCCATGGCGGGTTCCCCAATGCTGCTGTTGCAAAGTGTCCATGGCCTGTCGGGTGGTGGTCATCAGTTCCCTGACCCCGCTGGTGGGAAAAATGGGTTTGTCCAACACCACGTTGACCGCTTGGTATTGAGGAATATGCTGAATTAGCGTTAAATCATGGGATTGGCCGATATGACTTTGCAGTTTGGGGGGAATGGTGAGACGAGTTAGCTGTTCCTGTTGGGGGCAGATCATCATGGGCACAATCGGAACTTGGGCTTTCAGCGCGAGAACGGCAAAGCCCCGATGAAAGTCAGCTAGGGGAGCCGCAAAATCATTCTGAAAAATATAGCGTTCACCTTCGGGAAAAATCCCCAGCAAGGCGCCGCGAGACAGAACCCCTAGGGCTTGTTTAAAAGAACTGGGCTTCACCGGACCGTCCACCTCCATCAGTACCATGCCCGTCCGCTGAATGAGCCAATGGGTGATGGGAAGCTCCTGCATATAGGCTGCGGTCACCCAGGAGATATAGCGGGGAATCGCCACGCTGACAATCGACGGATCAATATTAGAGCGATGGTTGCACACCAAAATGCCTGCCCCCGTCGGTAAATGCTCTAGGCCGATCACCTCTAAGTTAATGCGACGGCGGAGCCAAGGGGCGAGTAGCCAGCGACAGGCATGATAAAACCGTTGTTGGGATACAGAGGTCATTGCGAAGCGGTGACAATCTCTTCTTTGGCGGCCCATTGGCCGATATCTTGGCGTTGGATGGCTGCAGCCATTAAGTCTGCAAACTTATCGGGCGTGCAAGCAAAGGCAGGAATACCCAGGGTGGCAAACTTCGCAGCATTGCTATGGTCAAAATAAGGGGCACCATCATCACTCAGGGCCAATAGGGTCACCATCTGCACCCCTGAATTGACGAGAGAGGCAACCCGCTTGAGCATCGCTTCCCGATTTCCCCCTTCATACAAATCGCTAATGAGGACAAGGATCGTTTCTTCCGGTCTGCGAATTAAGCCTTGGCAATAGCCTAAGGCGCGGTTGATATCCGTGCCGCCCCCCAGTTGAGTGCCAAACAAAACATCCACTGGGTCTTGCAGCAGATCTGTTAAATCGACGATGGCCGTATCGAAAACGACCAGCTGGGTTTTGACAGCGGGGAGAGATGTTAAGACTGCCGCAAAGATACTGGCATAGACCACAGAAGTGGCCATCGAGCCGCTTTGATCCACACAGAGGACAATATCGCGGAGGGCCGAGCGCTTGCGACCAAAGCCAATCCGAGTTTCAGGAATAATCGTGCGATAGTTTGGTTGATAATGACGCAGGTTAGCCCGAATGGTCCGATGCCAGTCAATTTCGTGATGGCGCGGGCGACGATTGCGAATCGATCGATTTAAACTGCCCTGGACAGCCTGCTGCATGGGGTTAGCAAGCTGGCGCAGCAAGTCTTCGACCACCCGCTGTACTACGAGGCGTGCTGTTTCTTTCGTTTTGCTGGGCATCACCTGATTGAGGGACAGCAGATTGGCCACTAAATGCACATCCGGTTCGACTGCCGCTAGCATTTCTGGCTCCAGTAGCATCTGTTGTAAGTTCAGCCGTTCCAGGGCATCCTGCTGCATCACGCGGACAATGGAACTGGGAAAGTAACTGCGAATATCCCCCAGCCAGCGGGCGACTTTGGGGGATGAACTGCCTAAGCCGCCAGAACGTTTTCCCTGGGACTCGTACAGAGCTGCCAAGGTTTGATCCATCGCCGTATCTTGGGTATCGAGGGTTAACCCACCCTCTGTACTGATTCCATCTGCCTCACCTCCCCCAAGGATGAGCCGCCAGCGCCGATTGCGTTCGGAATGATTCTGAGACTCTGCCATAGCTTATTCAAAAAGAGATGACCCGGTTTATTCAGAAGGTGATGAGACTAATGTCGGAATGACCTCAGTCGGGGGAGCAGCCTTGGAGTATAAGGTTTCTGAAGAAGCAATATGATGGTCAGCATCGACCCAAACGAGCTGTACGTCCGTGACCTGATGGCCTTGCAGCGTCACTAAGGAGAAATTACGCTGCAGTCCTTGCTCGGTTTTGATAATCCGTGGCACACAGGCAGCATTGAGATAGACGGTGCCTGCCGCATCGACACAGAGGCGCTTGCGCTGAACGGCTTTAGTGTGACGGAGATTATGGTGCATATGGCCGAAGGTGACGAGGGGAACGCGCTTACCGGTGGTTCGGGTGGTTGCGATCGCATCTCGCAAATCCGGGTCACCAAAATCGCCACCTA
The genomic region above belongs to Acaryochloris sp. CCMEE 5410 and contains:
- a CDS encoding lysophospholipid acyltransferase family protein, coding for MTSVSQQRFYHACRWLLAPWLRRRINLEVIGLEHLPTGAGILVCNHRSNIDPSIVSVAIPRYISWVTAAYMQELPITHWLIQRTGMVLMEVDGPVKPSSFKQALGVLSRGALLGIFPEGERYIFQNDFAAPLADFHRGFAVLALKAQVPIVPMMICPQQEQLTRLTIPPKLQSHIGQSHDLTLIQHIPQYQAVNVVLDKPIFPTSGVRELMTTTRQAMDTLQQQHWGTRHGIGA
- a CDS encoding VWA domain-containing protein, with translation MAESQNHSERNRRWRLILGGGEADGISTEGGLTLDTQDTAMDQTLAALYESQGKRSGGLGSSSPKVARWLGDIRSYFPSSIVRVMQQDALERLNLQQMLLEPEMLAAVEPDVHLVANLLSLNQVMPSKTKETARLVVQRVVEDLLRQLANPMQQAVQGSLNRSIRNRRPRHHEIDWHRTIRANLRHYQPNYRTIIPETRIGFGRKRSALRDIVLCVDQSGSMATSVVYASIFAAVLTSLPAVKTQLVVFDTAIVDLTDLLQDPVDVLFGTQLGGGTDINRALGYCQGLIRRPEETILVLISDLYEGGNREAMLKRVASLVNSGVQMVTLLALSDDGAPYFDHSNAAKFATLGIPAFACTPDKFADLMAAAIQRQDIGQWAAKEEIVTASQ